From the genome of Vibrio navarrensis, one region includes:
- the flgD gene encoding flagellar hook assembly protein FlgD, which translates to MAGINNVGQSGLSYIDQLKSLQESKKPTATTGKQDLKQEDFLSLLTKQLAQQDPFKPVSNDQMIAQMASFATVDGIGKMNTQFESLNSSMTSNQALQASSLVGRDVLVPGAAGMKQEEAGMPAMVKLPQAMDNVIVRVENEIGQLIRTFEVGAKPAGDNRVEWDGKDENGNPLPAGKYKVKASGLLDGQATDFPVSTYANVNSVLLGKGDGNVLLNLAGFDSPVRLAEVLEVGKA; encoded by the coding sequence ATGGCCGGAATCAATAACGTTGGTCAAAGCGGCTTGTCCTATATCGACCAGCTTAAGAGTTTGCAAGAGAGCAAAAAGCCGACGGCAACAACGGGTAAACAGGATCTTAAACAAGAGGACTTTTTATCCTTGCTGACTAAGCAATTGGCTCAACAGGACCCTTTTAAGCCGGTTAGTAATGACCAGATGATTGCGCAAATGGCTTCATTTGCGACAGTTGATGGCATTGGCAAGATGAACACTCAGTTTGAGAGTCTCAACTCGTCAATGACGTCCAACCAAGCATTGCAAGCGTCTTCTTTAGTGGGGCGTGATGTGTTGGTGCCAGGCGCGGCGGGTATGAAGCAGGAAGAGGCAGGCATGCCTGCCATGGTCAAACTACCACAAGCCATGGATAACGTGATTGTGCGAGTGGAAAACGAGATTGGCCAGTTAATTCGTACCTTTGAGGTGGGGGCGAAACCTGCGGGTGATAACCGTGTCGAATGGGACGGTAAAGATGAAAACGGTAATCCATTGCCGGCTGGCAAATACAAAGTGAAAGCATCCGGTTTGCTGGATGGTCAGGCGACTGACTTCCCGGTTTCAACCTATGCCAACGTGAACAGTGTTCTGCTGGGTAAAGGCGATGGTAACGTACTGCTCAATCTGGCTGGCTTTGATTCGCCAGTTCGACTTGCTGAAGTACTAGAAGTTGGCAAAGCGTAA
- the flgE gene encoding flagellar hook protein FlgE, whose product MSYVSLSGLSAAQLDLNTTSNNIANANTYGFKESRAEFGDVYSNSLFTNAKTTPGGGVQANQVAQQFHEGSSVYTNNPMDLRISGTGFFAVAKDRMVPNQNELTRNGAFHLNKNNYMVTANDEYLLGYQVDPASGDVTSYEPQPINIPAEFGKPKQTANVTVGVNLPASGALKDPLAFNFEDPDTYNRSTSSTIYDSMGQSYKLTTYYLKDQTQPNTWQTYYTVTDSQGEKPVNITGGDATNATGHVGHTIKFNNDGTLASLNNGQPIVTDQLGAGVNPIDMNGGDPTQVLNFDLNSSTQFAAPFELTKFDEDGATTGFLTKVDFDESGSIYGTYSNGESVTLGRVALVRVPNEQGLDKKGGTQWNSTNNSGDKIWGESNKGSFGTVSSGSLEQSNIDMTQELVDLISAQRNFQANSRALEVHNQLQQNILQIR is encoded by the coding sequence ATGTCATATGTATCTTTAAGCGGTTTGTCCGCAGCTCAGTTAGATCTGAACACCACGAGTAACAACATTGCCAACGCCAACACATACGGCTTTAAGGAATCGCGTGCTGAGTTTGGCGATGTCTACTCAAATTCTCTGTTTACCAATGCGAAAACCACCCCAGGTGGTGGTGTTCAGGCAAACCAAGTGGCGCAGCAGTTCCATGAGGGTTCCAGTGTTTACACTAATAACCCAATGGATTTGCGTATTAGCGGTACGGGTTTCTTTGCGGTGGCAAAAGACAGAATGGTGCCGAATCAGAACGAGTTAACCCGTAACGGTGCTTTTCACCTCAACAAGAACAACTACATGGTCACGGCAAATGATGAATATTTGCTGGGCTATCAGGTTGATCCTGCGAGTGGCGATGTCACCTCGTACGAACCACAACCTATTAACATTCCGGCGGAATTTGGCAAACCAAAGCAGACGGCAAATGTGACGGTTGGAGTGAACTTGCCAGCAAGTGGTGCACTTAAAGATCCTCTCGCGTTTAACTTTGAGGATCCTGATACTTATAACCGTTCAACGTCTTCAACCATTTATGACTCTATGGGCCAGTCGTACAAACTGACGACTTACTACCTGAAAGATCAGACTCAACCGAATACTTGGCAAACCTACTACACGGTAACGGATAGCCAAGGTGAGAAGCCAGTCAACATCACTGGTGGTGATGCCACTAACGCAACGGGTCATGTCGGGCACACGATTAAGTTCAATAATGATGGCACGCTTGCTAGCTTAAACAATGGGCAGCCGATTGTGACTGACCAACTCGGTGCGGGCGTTAACCCCATTGATATGAATGGTGGCGATCCGACGCAAGTGCTGAACTTTGACCTCAACTCTTCCACCCAGTTTGCCGCTCCGTTTGAGCTGACTAAGTTTGACGAAGATGGCGCGACAACGGGTTTCTTAACCAAAGTGGACTTTGATGAAAGTGGCAGTATCTACGGCACTTATTCAAATGGTGAGAGTGTTACCTTAGGTCGAGTGGCGTTAGTTCGTGTACCGAATGAGCAAGGTTTGGACAAAAAAGGTGGCACACAGTGGAACTCTACCAACAACTCCGGGGATAAAATCTGGGGTGAATCGAACAAAGGTTCATTTGGTACCGTTTCTAGTGGTTCTTTGGAGCAGTCCAACATCGATATGACGCAAGAATTAGTGGATCTGATTTCAGCTCAGCGTAACTTCCAAGCAAACTCACGTGCGCTTGAAGTGCACAACCAGTTGCAACAGAATATCTTGCAGATTCGTTAA
- the flgF gene encoding flagellar basal-body rod protein FlgF — protein MDRALFLAMSGAKQNMQALQLRANNLANVSTTGFRADLAQARSMQAYGEGLPTRVFSMTERPGHNFAQGSVITTGRDMDITVEGDGWIAVMDKIGKEGLTRNGNLKVDQNGLLTNANGHLVLGEGGAPITIPLPISKIEIGRDGTISVLPQGAPAEEMEQIDRVKLVKTDNSTLFKDTNGLFRHKDPNQAYDADATVQIMTGAIEGSNVNAVGEMTALIDLQRQFEMQVKMMSTAEELDKASDSLLRMS, from the coding sequence ATGGATCGTGCACTCTTTCTAGCCATGAGCGGCGCTAAACAAAATATGCAAGCGTTGCAACTGCGTGCCAACAACCTAGCAAACGTCAGTACCACTGGCTTTCGTGCCGATTTGGCACAAGCTCGGTCAATGCAAGCGTATGGCGAAGGCTTACCGACTCGTGTATTTAGCATGACGGAGCGTCCAGGACATAATTTTGCTCAGGGCAGTGTGATCACCACAGGTCGTGATATGGACATCACCGTTGAAGGTGATGGCTGGATTGCGGTCATGGACAAAATTGGCAAAGAGGGGTTGACCCGCAACGGCAATCTGAAAGTAGATCAAAATGGTTTACTGACCAATGCCAACGGGCATCTGGTGCTTGGTGAAGGCGGAGCACCGATCACGATTCCCTTACCGATCAGTAAGATCGAAATTGGCAGAGATGGCACCATTTCTGTGTTGCCGCAAGGCGCGCCTGCCGAAGAAATGGAACAGATCGACCGCGTTAAGCTTGTCAAAACCGACAACAGCACGCTGTTTAAAGATACCAACGGACTGTTCCGTCACAAAGATCCCAATCAAGCGTACGACGCCGATGCCACCGTACAGATCATGACTGGTGCGATTGAAGGCAGCAACGTGAATGCCGTCGGCGAGATGACCGCGCTGATTGACCTGCAAAGACAATTCGAAATGCAGGTGAAAATGATGAGCACGGCAGAAGAGCTGGACAAAGCGTCCGATTCACTGCTTCGTATGAGCTAA
- the flgG gene encoding flagellar basal-body rod protein FlgG: MHPALWVSKTGLDAQQTNIATISNNLANASTIGFKKGRAVFEDLFYQNINQPGGQSSQNTELPSGLMLGAGSKVVATQKVHTHGNAQTTTNALDLMVEGDGFFQITMPDGNIGYTRNGQFTLNGEGVVVTSGSGYPLEPEIVIPEDAISITVGTDGEVSVRIRGQQDNQVVGQITITDFVNPGGLEPIGQNLYLPTGASGDPQEGVPGLDGLGEVRQSMLETSNVNVTEELVNMIEAQRVYEMNSKVISSVDKMMSFVNQQL; the protein is encoded by the coding sequence ATGCATCCGGCACTATGGGTAAGTAAGACAGGGCTCGACGCTCAGCAAACCAACATTGCAACCATTTCAAACAACCTAGCTAACGCCTCAACCATCGGTTTTAAAAAAGGCCGCGCGGTGTTTGAAGATCTGTTCTATCAAAACATCAACCAGCCTGGTGGCCAATCGTCACAAAATACGGAACTGCCAAGCGGCCTGATGCTTGGTGCGGGTTCGAAAGTGGTGGCAACGCAAAAAGTGCACACCCACGGCAATGCGCAAACGACAACCAACGCACTGGATTTGATGGTGGAAGGGGATGGCTTTTTCCAAATCACCATGCCAGACGGCAATATTGGCTATACCCGTAATGGCCAGTTTACTCTCAATGGTGAAGGGGTGGTGGTCACTTCAGGTTCGGGTTACCCGCTTGAACCAGAAATCGTCATTCCTGAAGATGCTATCTCCATTACGGTCGGTACCGATGGTGAAGTGTCAGTGCGAATCCGTGGTCAGCAAGATAACCAAGTTGTGGGCCAGATAACCATCACCGATTTTGTCAACCCGGGTGGTTTAGAGCCGATTGGGCAGAACCTTTACTTACCTACAGGCGCAAGTGGTGATCCGCAAGAAGGGGTTCCAGGCTTGGATGGTTTAGGCGAAGTGCGTCAGTCAATGTTGGAAACCTCGAACGTTAATGTGACGGAAGAGCTGGTGAATATGATCGAAGCACAACGCGTCTACGAGATGAACTCAAAAGTGATCTCGTCAGTCGACAAGATGATGAGCTTCGTTAACCAACAGTTGTAA
- the flgH gene encoding flagellar basal body L-ring protein FlgH, which produces MKRLSLIALVAVMSGCTMLEPIETSEVSQATTVVDAVEGDKSKDQSTGIVDTLRGRSDPVAGDPAWAPIHPNQKPEHYAAATGSLFSADHISDLYDDSKPRGLGDIITVLLDETTNASKSANAGLSKSNDASMDPLQVGGQELKIDGKYNFSYNLSNANSFTGDASANQSNSISGSITVEVIEVLANGNLVIRGEKWLTLNTGDEYIRLSGTIRPDDIAFDNTIASNRVSNARIQYSGTGTQQDMQQPGFLARFFNVSL; this is translated from the coding sequence ATGAAACGCTTAAGTCTGATTGCATTAGTGGCAGTGATGAGCGGTTGTACGATGTTAGAACCGATCGAAACCAGCGAAGTGAGCCAAGCCACGACCGTCGTGGATGCGGTTGAAGGTGACAAATCGAAAGACCAAAGCACGGGTATTGTGGATACCTTGCGTGGTCGTAGCGATCCAGTCGCTGGTGACCCGGCTTGGGCGCCCATCCACCCTAATCAAAAGCCCGAGCATTATGCCGCGGCTACGGGATCTCTGTTTAGCGCCGATCACATCTCCGATCTGTATGATGACTCCAAACCACGTGGTCTTGGCGACATTATTACCGTGCTGTTAGATGAAACCACCAATGCGTCGAAAAGTGCCAATGCCGGATTATCAAAAAGTAATGATGCCAGCATGGATCCTTTGCAAGTGGGCGGGCAAGAGCTGAAAATTGATGGCAAATACAACTTTTCCTACAACTTGAGCAATGCTAACAGCTTTACTGGTGACGCTTCTGCCAATCAGAGTAACAGCATCAGTGGTTCGATCACGGTCGAAGTGATTGAAGTGCTGGCAAACGGCAATCTCGTTATCCGTGGCGAGAAGTGGCTAACTCTCAATACGGGCGACGAGTACATTCGTCTTAGCGGTACCATTCGTCCCGACGATATCGCTTTTGACAACACAATTGCGTCAAACCGCGTCTCTAACGCAAGAATCCAATACTCTGGAACTGGAACGCAGCAGGATATGCAGCAACCTGGATTCTTGGCACGATTCTTTAATGTCTCTCTGTAA
- a CDS encoding flagellar basal body P-ring protein FlgI has product MKKFTLILISLFMTVTSAQAARIKDVSQVAGVRSNQLVGYGLVSGLPGTGESTPFTEQSFNAMLQNFGIQLPAGTKPKIKNVAAVMVTAELPPFSKPGQQIDITVSSIGSAKSLRGGTLLQTFLKGLDGQVYAVAQGNLVVSGFSAEGADGSKIVGNNPTVGIISSGAMVEREVPTPFGRGDFITFNLLESDFTTAQRMADAVNNFLGPQMASAVDATSVRVRAPRDISQRVAFLSAIENLEFDPADGAAKIIVNSRTGTIVVGKHVRLKPAAVTHGGMTVAIKENLSVSQPNSFAGGETVVVPNSDISVTEEEGKMFKFEPGLTLDDLVRAVNQVGAAPSDLMAILQALKQAGAIEGQLIII; this is encoded by the coding sequence ATGAAAAAATTCACCCTGATACTAATCAGTCTATTTATGACGGTGACTTCGGCACAAGCGGCGCGCATCAAAGATGTCTCCCAGGTCGCGGGGGTAAGAAGTAACCAACTGGTGGGCTATGGCCTAGTATCTGGCTTGCCGGGCACTGGGGAGTCGACACCGTTTACCGAACAGAGCTTTAACGCCATGTTGCAAAACTTCGGCATTCAATTACCCGCGGGCACCAAGCCGAAGATCAAAAACGTTGCCGCCGTGATGGTTACCGCGGAACTGCCACCTTTCTCAAAACCTGGGCAACAAATCGACATTACCGTCTCATCGATCGGCAGTGCCAAAAGTTTGCGCGGCGGCACTCTACTGCAAACCTTCCTCAAAGGCTTAGATGGGCAAGTCTATGCCGTTGCACAAGGCAACTTAGTGGTCAGTGGTTTTAGTGCAGAAGGGGCCGACGGTTCGAAAATAGTCGGCAATAACCCGACTGTTGGTATCATCTCCAGCGGCGCAATGGTTGAACGTGAAGTGCCTACGCCGTTTGGTCGCGGTGACTTTATCACCTTTAACCTACTCGAATCCGATTTCACCACCGCGCAGCGTATGGCCGATGCGGTCAATAACTTCCTAGGCCCTCAAATGGCCTCTGCAGTGGATGCCACATCGGTGCGAGTTCGTGCGCCACGTGACATCAGCCAGCGCGTTGCTTTTCTTTCTGCGATCGAGAACTTAGAGTTTGACCCAGCAGATGGTGCAGCAAAAATCATTGTTAACTCGCGCACTGGCACCATTGTGGTTGGTAAGCATGTGCGTTTGAAGCCAGCGGCAGTGACGCACGGCGGCATGACGGTGGCCATCAAAGAGAATCTGAGCGTCAGTCAACCCAATTCCTTTGCTGGTGGTGAGACAGTCGTGGTGCCGAATTCCGATATTTCGGTCACCGAAGAAGAAGGCAAAATGTTCAAGTTTGAACCGGGACTGACACTGGACGACTTAGTTCGTGCGGTCAATCAGGTTGGCGCAGCCCCTTCGGATCTAATGGCGATTTTGCAAGCGCTTAAGCAAGCAGGTGCCATTGAAGGACAACTGATCATCATCTGA
- the flgJ gene encoding flagellar assembly peptidoglycan hydrolase FlgJ encodes MINNANDIGFIHDVSSLDKLRQQAVGGDEAHEQEALKAAAKQFESIFTSMLFKSMRDANAGFESELMNSQNEQFYRQMLDEQMASELSSSGSLGLADMIVAQLSANKGVDKNELAMREAGKEAPLRMPVNTSKAREIEQRLIESGELSRKETARFDSPESFVQSMRPYAERAAKTLGVEPSLLLAQAALETGWGQKVVKNARNSSNNLFNIKADRSWQGEQVRTQTLEFHDNTPVKETASFRAYNSFADSFNDYVAFLNQNPRYQVALQHNGDSEAFIRGIHRAGYATDPDYAEKVLSVKERIENM; translated from the coding sequence ATGATCAACAACGCAAATGACATCGGTTTTATTCACGACGTCAGCAGCCTAGATAAGCTACGCCAACAAGCGGTTGGTGGTGATGAGGCGCATGAACAGGAAGCGCTGAAAGCGGCGGCCAAACAGTTTGAATCGATTTTCACCTCGATGCTGTTTAAATCCATGCGGGATGCCAATGCGGGCTTTGAGTCGGAGCTGATGAATAGCCAGAATGAGCAGTTCTATCGCCAGATGTTGGACGAACAGATGGCCAGCGAACTGAGTTCATCCGGATCATTGGGTTTAGCGGACATGATTGTTGCCCAGCTGAGCGCGAACAAAGGCGTGGATAAAAACGAGCTGGCGATGCGAGAAGCCGGCAAAGAAGCGCCATTGAGAATGCCTGTCAATACCAGCAAAGCGCGTGAGATTGAGCAACGCTTAATCGAATCGGGTGAACTGAGTCGCAAAGAGACGGCTCGCTTTGATTCACCAGAGTCGTTCGTTCAGTCGATGCGTCCTTATGCTGAGCGCGCCGCCAAAACCTTGGGCGTAGAACCTAGTTTACTGTTAGCGCAAGCGGCGCTAGAAACGGGATGGGGGCAGAAGGTAGTGAAAAATGCCCGTAACAGCAGTAATAACCTGTTCAACATTAAGGCGGATCGCAGTTGGCAAGGTGAGCAAGTGCGCACGCAAACACTGGAGTTCCATGACAATACGCCAGTGAAAGAGACCGCGTCCTTCCGCGCTTATAACTCGTTTGCTGACAGCTTCAACGATTATGTGGCGTTCCTCAATCAGAACCCTCGTTATCAAGTGGCTTTGCAGCACAATGGCGACTCTGAAGCGTTCATCCGTGGTATTCACCGGGCCGGATACGCGACCGATCCTGATTACGCTGAGAAGGTACTCAGCGTAAAAGAACGGATTGAAAACATGTAA
- the flgK gene encoding flagellar hook-associated protein FlgK produces the protein MASDLLNVGTQSVLTAQRQLNTTGHNISNVNTEGYSRQSVVQATNDPRQFGGSTFGMGVHVENVRRSWDQFAVNELNLSATNYANKSDIEANLEMLSGMLSSVASKKIPENLNEWFDALKTLADSPNDIGARKVLLEKARIIAETVNGFHETVRQQYDVTNKKLDMGIERINQIAVEIRDIHRLMMRTPGPHNDLMDQHEKLVKELSEYTKVTVTPRSNAEGFNIHIGNGHTLVSGTEASQLKMIGGYPDVHQRRLAIYEGNSLKPIKSVALDGKLGAMLDMRDNQIPHVMDELGRMAAAFSNEVNLLQKQGLDLRGNIGGLIFTDVNSELIAKSRAVAAPDSTAEVAVFINDIAALQGGEYALRYDGSNYTVTKPSGETVAVSLDSAKSAFYLDGMRVEVRNEPKSGEKILLRPTRNSAAQMKVETNDANTIAAQSYEASTTFAQGTAQFNILAAGDLREFEVIVSPKGDQFAVIDTKGNVVRSPAPYPPEGPISVALPSNHPSYKDGKETVFELTSGALANDKFTANLVPSDGDNGNLRKMQQIQLDKKMDGNKSTILDVYHNLNTNVGLRNSTATRLANIAQHENEAAQERVAAISGVNLDEEASNMMRFQQAYMASSRIMQAANDTFNTILQLR, from the coding sequence ATGGCGTCGGATCTTCTGAATGTAGGTACTCAGAGCGTACTTACGGCTCAGAGACAGTTAAACACCACCGGTCATAACATTTCTAATGTCAATACAGAAGGTTATAGCCGTCAGTCTGTGGTTCAGGCGACCAACGATCCGCGTCAATTTGGTGGTTCAACGTTTGGTATGGGCGTGCATGTGGAAAATGTTCGCCGCTCGTGGGACCAATTTGCCGTCAATGAACTGAATCTCTCAGCCACTAACTATGCCAACAAGAGCGACATCGAAGCCAACTTAGAGATGCTCTCCGGTATGCTCTCTTCTGTGGCCTCAAAGAAAATTCCAGAAAACCTCAATGAATGGTTTGATGCCCTAAAAACGTTGGCAGACAGCCCAAACGACATTGGTGCGCGTAAAGTATTGCTTGAAAAAGCGAGAATTATTGCCGAAACGGTGAACGGTTTTCACGAAACGGTGCGCCAGCAGTATGATGTAACCAATAAAAAGCTGGATATGGGCATCGAGCGCATCAACCAGATCGCAGTGGAAATTCGTGACATTCATCGCTTAATGATGCGCACCCCCGGGCCGCATAACGACTTGATGGACCAACATGAAAAATTGGTTAAAGAGTTGTCTGAGTACACCAAAGTCACCGTCACGCCACGCTCTAATGCGGAAGGTTTCAATATTCATATCGGTAACGGCCACACTTTGGTCTCGGGTACGGAAGCAAGTCAGCTTAAGATGATTGGCGGCTACCCAGACGTTCATCAACGCCGTCTGGCCATCTACGAAGGTAATTCGCTCAAACCGATTAAAAGTGTTGCCTTAGACGGCAAACTCGGCGCCATGCTGGATATGCGTGACAATCAGATCCCCCATGTTATGGATGAACTGGGCAGAATGGCGGCTGCATTTTCTAATGAAGTCAACTTGTTACAAAAACAAGGCTTGGATTTACGTGGAAATATTGGTGGGCTGATTTTTACCGATGTCAACTCGGAGTTAATTGCCAAATCGCGCGCGGTTGCTGCGCCGGATTCAACGGCTGAAGTCGCCGTCTTCATCAATGACATTGCCGCCTTACAGGGCGGCGAGTATGCCCTGCGCTATGATGGTAGTAACTACACCGTGACCAAGCCATCTGGTGAAACCGTTGCCGTGTCGCTCGACTCAGCCAAGTCCGCTTTCTATCTGGACGGCATGCGGGTTGAAGTGCGCAACGAACCGAAATCGGGCGAAAAGATTCTCCTGCGGCCGACACGAAATTCGGCGGCGCAGATGAAGGTGGAAACCAATGACGCCAACACCATTGCCGCGCAGAGCTACGAAGCGTCCACCACTTTTGCCCAAGGCACCGCTCAGTTCAACATTCTGGCTGCGGGTGACTTGCGTGAATTTGAAGTGATTGTATCGCCTAAAGGTGACCAATTTGCTGTGATTGACACCAAAGGCAACGTGGTGCGCAGCCCTGCGCCTTATCCACCAGAAGGGCCGATTTCCGTGGCGCTGCCTTCTAACCATCCTAGCTACAAAGACGGCAAGGAGACGGTGTTTGAGTTGACCTCCGGTGCGCTGGCAAACGATAAGTTCACGGCAAACCTTGTCCCCTCGGATGGCGATAACGGCAATTTGCGGAAAATGCAGCAAATTCAGTTGGATAAAAAAATGGACGGCAATAAGTCGACCATTTTGGATGTGTATCACAACCTCAATACCAACGTCGGATTACGCAACTCAACGGCGACGCGCCTAGCGAACATAGCCCAGCATGAGAATGAAGCGGCACAAGAGAGAGTGGCGGCGATTTCTGGGGTCAACTTGGATGAAGAAGCGTCCAACATGATGCGTTTTCAGCAAGCCTACATGGCGTCGTCCCGCATCATGCAGGCCGCCAACGATACCTTTAACACCATTTTGCAATTGCGATAG
- the flgL gene encoding flagellar hook-associated protein FlgL: protein MISRIASFHNYQSVQNDLRRMENKIHHNQAQLASGKKLLSPSDDPLATHYIQNIGQQAEQLKQYLDAIVLVRNRLEQHEVNVANQEQFADEAKRTVMEMINGALSPEDRMAKKREIEELANNFLYLANAQDESGNYTFAGTKSKTQPFFRDYDGSVTYSGDDYQRKMRISASLEMAMNDPGSKLFMDIPNPFGDYEPEYQLQNASELLLDKAVNEDYFDKSTYRVTFVDMSNGKWGYQLEKDGSVVAADEFNASTGIKYNDLTIDLRGQIKRGDVIELKPREHFSIFDSFKNAAKYSDAPVSDANATAKLHQVTEEFHAAFIHLNKARTDIGARLSTLDIQEQQHEDFNLSLSKAKSNFEDLDYSKAIIEFNENSRALQASQLAFGKTKDLTLFNYL, encoded by the coding sequence ATGATTTCACGTATTGCCAGCTTCCATAACTATCAGTCCGTTCAGAATGACTTGCGCCGAATGGAAAATAAAATCCATCACAATCAAGCGCAACTGGCTTCGGGCAAAAAGTTGCTCTCGCCGAGCGATGATCCGCTGGCGACGCACTACATTCAAAATATCGGTCAGCAAGCTGAGCAACTAAAACAGTATTTAGACGCGATTGTGCTGGTGCGCAACCGCCTAGAACAGCATGAAGTGAATGTGGCAAACCAAGAGCAGTTTGCCGATGAAGCCAAACGCACGGTAATGGAAATGATTAACGGTGCTTTGTCGCCGGAAGATCGAATGGCCAAAAAACGTGAAATAGAGGAACTGGCAAACAATTTCCTCTATCTGGCAAACGCACAGGATGAATCCGGCAACTACACCTTTGCCGGAACCAAATCGAAAACCCAGCCTTTTTTCCGCGATTACGATGGCAGCGTCACCTATTCCGGTGACGACTATCAGCGCAAAATGCGTATTTCGGCCAGTTTAGAAATGGCGATGAACGATCCGGGCAGCAAGTTGTTTATGGATATCCCGAACCCATTTGGTGATTACGAACCCGAATACCAGCTGCAAAATGCCTCTGAACTGCTACTCGATAAAGCAGTTAATGAGGACTATTTCGACAAGTCGACTTATCGTGTCACTTTTGTCGATATGAGTAATGGCAAATGGGGCTATCAGTTGGAGAAAGATGGCAGCGTGGTGGCCGCCGATGAGTTTAACGCCAGCACTGGGATCAAATACAACGATTTGACGATTGATTTGCGTGGGCAAATCAAACGGGGAGATGTGATCGAGCTTAAACCTCGTGAACATTTCTCGATTTTTGACAGTTTTAAAAATGCGGCGAAGTATTCCGACGCCCCAGTCTCGGATGCCAACGCAACAGCGAAGTTGCATCAGGTGACTGAGGAGTTTCATGCGGCTTTCATCCATTTAAACAAAGCCCGTACTGATATTGGTGCGCGCCTCAGTACCTTGGATATCCAAGAGCAGCAGCATGAAGACTTCAATTTATCTCTGAGCAAAGCTAAGAGTAACTTTGAAGATTTGGACTACTCCAAAGCAATTATTGAGTTCAATGAGAATTCCAGAGCATTGCAAGCTTCGCAGCTCGCGTTTGGTAAAACCAAAGATCTGACTCTGTTTAACTACTTATAA
- a CDS encoding flagellin: protein MAVTVSTNVSAMTAQRYLNKATDELNTSMERLSSGHKINSAKDDAAGLQISNRLTAQSRGLDVAMRNANDGISIAQTAEGAMNEVTSVLQRMRDLSIQSANGTNTQAERQAINEEANALQDEINRIAETTSFGGRRLLNGSFGDASFQIGSNSGEAMIMGLTSVRADDFRMGGTTFQSENGKDRNWSVSADKADLTIVLPMMGEDEDGDVDDLEINIMAKVGDDIEELATYINGQSDLINASVSEDGKLQIFVAEPNVKGEISISGGLASELGLSDEPIKTTVQDVDLRTVQGSQNAISVIDAALKYVDSQRADLGAKQNRLNHSINNLANVQENVDASNSRIKDTDFAKETTQMTKAQILQQAGTSILAQAKQLPNSAMSLLQG, encoded by the coding sequence ATGGCTGTAACAGTAAGTACTAACGTTTCCGCGATGACCGCCCAACGTTACTTAAACAAAGCGACAGATGAGTTAAACACCTCAATGGAACGTTTGTCATCTGGTCACAAAATTAACAGTGCCAAAGACGACGCAGCCGGTCTGCAAATCTCTAACCGTTTGACGGCCCAGTCGCGAGGTTTGGATGTGGCGATGCGCAACGCGAACGATGGTATCTCGATTGCGCAGACCGCAGAAGGGGCAATGAACGAGGTCACCTCGGTATTGCAACGTATGCGAGATCTGTCCATCCAGTCGGCCAACGGCACGAATACGCAAGCAGAGCGTCAGGCGATTAACGAAGAAGCTAATGCTCTGCAAGACGAGATTAACCGTATTGCAGAAACGACCTCTTTTGGTGGTCGGCGTCTGCTCAATGGCTCCTTTGGTGATGCGTCCTTCCAAATTGGCTCTAACTCCGGTGAAGCCATGATTATGGGGCTGACAAGTGTTCGCGCTGATGACTTCCGTATGGGTGGTACCACCTTCCAATCGGAAAATGGCAAAGACCGCAATTGGAGTGTCAGTGCCGACAAGGCAGATTTGACAATTGTGCTGCCGATGATGGGCGAAGATGAAGATGGCGATGTAGATGATCTAGAAATCAATATTATGGCCAAAGTAGGTGATGACATTGAAGAACTCGCGACTTACATCAACGGCCAGTCGGATCTGATTAACGCATCAGTGAGTGAAGATGGCAAACTGCAAATCTTCGTCGCAGAGCCGAACGTGAAAGGTGAAATCTCCATTTCTGGTGGCCTAGCCAGTGAACTTGGTCTCAGTGATGAGCCGATCAAAACGACGGTGCAGGATGTGGATCTGCGCACCGTACAAGGCTCACAAAATGCCATCAGCGTAATTGATGCCGCACTAAAATACGTCGACTCGCAGCGAGCGGATCTTGGTGCGAAGCAAAACCGTCTCAACCACAGCATTAACAACCTCGCTAACGTGCAGGAAAACGTGGATGCTTCGAACAGTCGAATTAAAGATACCGATTTTGCTAAGGAAACAACGCAAATGACGAAAGCACAAATATTGCAACAAGCAGGTACTTCAATACTTGCTCAAGCAAAACAGTTGCCAAACTCTGCAATGTCACTATTGCAGGGCTAA